CAACATTCTTTAGAAGAGCAAGATATCTCTCCTCATGTTCTTTTTCAATCTTTCCAACTGCTTCAAAAAGATAAGCTATCTTGTCAAATCCCTCTTCTTTAGCTTCTTTCGCAAATTGGACATACATGTCAGTCCATTCATAATGCTCACCATTTGCAGCATCCTTCAGGTTCGCGGCTGTATCCCCTATACCGTCATGTAATAGTTTAAACCATATTTTAGCATGCTCTTTTTCATTATTTGCAGTTTCGGTAAATAATGCAGCTATCTGCTCATATCCCTCTTTCTTTGCTTTTGATGCATAGTATGTATATTTGTTTCTTGCCTGGGACTCACCTGCAAATGCAGCCATAAGATTTGCTTCTGTCTTAGTACCTTTTAAATTACTCAATTTATTTACCTCCTGTTTATTAAGAATATTAATTCATTTACTACAGTTATACCACAGTTTTTAGTAATTGAAACTATCAATTTCTAAAAAAACTCATGAAAATTGTAGTCATGCAAAGGTAATTTTGATGTATTATGCCAATACTATGATCAACAATTTAAGTTATAATGTTTACAAAAGCCGATATTTTAATAATAATAGTGAATATAGTATTGGAGGTTAATCAAAATGCAAAAACCATCAAGTAAAAAAGTATCAGATTCAAGAACTGAACAAATTCAAATACTTATGCCCGAACATATAAATGGTTTTAACCGACTTTTCGGCGGTAAGCTAATGGAATGGATTGATGTTGTCGCAGCTGTTGTTGCCAGAAGACATTCAGGCTGCAATGTTACTACAGCATCAATAGATAATCTGCAGTTTAAAGCTGCTGCCTACGTTAATAGCACTATTTTTTTACTGGGGCAAATCACTTATGTTGGAAATACATCAATGGAGGTAAGGGTAGATACCTTTGTGGAGGAACTCAACGGAATCCGCCGTATGATAAACAGAGCATATCTGGTTTTAGTTGCTTTGGACGAAAACGACCTTCCTGTTTCAGTCCCGGGAATAATTTTGGAAACAGATGAAGAGAAAGTAGAGTGGGAAGCCGCCCGAAAACGTTGTGAACTAAGAAAACAAAGACGCCGCGAAGAGTTCTGAGAGAGTATTATTTAATTGATCCTCCATGAAATCTGCACTCATAAACCTTGACATCATGAAAATAAATTTCCTCCATACCAAAAAACCAAAGAAAGTCTCCATGAACTTTGGAGGTATAAAGTAAATCGTCCCTTTTATATTTTTCAGGCCCTCTGAATGGCTTTTCAAAGGGAATATTGAGTAATGCTTCCTTAAGAAAATCTCCGGAAAAGCCCTCCGCTATAACCCTGCCACAGTAGTTCATGGACCAGAATGGAATTTCTTGATACCACATGGCTTCTTCTCCGCTAAAAGCAGTACCCCCAATATATGTATCAATATACTTTAGATGACCTTCTTCATATAACAAGTCGTGGGATTGCGGTCTTGAAGGTAATAATTCAGGGCCCTTTCCCGCATAAGTCGCCTTTTTTGCTTTTATGAGGAAATTTACGACATCATTATGTTCCAAATTCATAATTATCTCCTTATAGCTACAACAGCATAATTTAAATCAAATAAATATCCTATCATGGTTTTTGGGGATTGCTGGGGAATTGTCTGGTCACAATATAGTTATTAAACAGGTCTGACATCCTTCTTCCTCCATAATATTCGAAAAGGCCTCATCAATTTCAATTATACATCGTTTTTGGAATAAATCAAGAACATTTGTTCTATTTATTCCATTTCGGAGAGACTTTGTTTATTAGGGAAAATATGCAATAATATTTAATATAAATAAATGATGGAGATGGTTTTTATGAATATTGAACTATTGACGGATATCTTAAAAAATGCTGACAGCATCGTATTTTTTGGAGGAGCAGGCATGAGCACAGAATCGGGCATACCTGATTTTCGTTCAGAAAATGGCCTTTACGTGACAACCGACGGCTCAGAATACCCACCGGAAACAATGCTTTCACACAGCTTCTTTGTTTCACATAACGATGACTTTTTTAA
This genomic stretch from Ruminiclostridium cellulolyticum H10 harbors:
- the rbr gene encoding rubrerythrin; this translates as MSNLKGTKTEANLMAAFAGESQARNKYTYYASKAKKEGYEQIAALFTETANNEKEHAKIWFKLLHDGIGDTAANLKDAANGEHYEWTDMYVQFAKEAKEEGFDKIAYLFEAVGKIEKEHEERYLALLKNVEGNSVFIKEEKVVWQCANCGHIHEGEQAPQICPVCDHPQAYFQILAKNY
- a CDS encoding DUF5680 domain-containing protein codes for the protein MNLEHNDVVNFLIKAKKATYAGKGPELLPSRPQSHDLLYEEGHLKYIDTYIGGTAFSGEEAMWYQEIPFWSMNYCGRVIAEGFSGDFLKEALLNIPFEKPFRGPEKYKRDDLLYTSKVHGDFLWFFGMEEIYFHDVKVYECRFHGGSIK
- a CDS encoding acyl-CoA thioesterase is translated as MQKPSSKKVSDSRTEQIQILMPEHINGFNRLFGGKLMEWIDVVAAVVARRHSGCNVTTASIDNLQFKAAAYVNSTIFLLGQITYVGNTSMEVRVDTFVEELNGIRRMINRAYLVLVALDENDLPVSVPGIILETDEEKVEWEAARKRCELRKQRRREEF